Part of the Candoia aspera isolate rCanAsp1 chromosome 1, rCanAsp1.hap2, whole genome shotgun sequence genome, CCTTCCTGTTTAGGTTTCTCTTTTCAAGGCTGTGTTGGACTGTAAATAGCTCTGCTGGCAGCCACGTCAGCTGGAAATTGTGGGAACTGTAATCAGAGCGAGAGGCAGGGTGCCTGGTCTGGGAAGGTGGCTCAGACAAATGGACAGCCAATCAAAGCATCTTTCCTCCTGCTGGCACCCGCTGAACCTTTTGAATGCCTGGCTTTGAAGCAGAAAGGATGAAACTTACAGAGATATTTGCGAAGGCTGTCCCAACCATGAAATAGAAGAGGCGCGGATGGGTTTCCAGGATATCTGATGGTGACCGGAAGATCCAAACGgtgcacaaaaggaaaagcaggACCGGGGAGAGGAAAGGCAGCAGGGCTTCGTAAAAGGAGTAGTGCTTCAGGGTGCTGTTGGCATAGGCTCTGAAAGACAGGAGGCATCAAGGAGGGGCTTGGTGAATGAGTGGGCCAAGGCAAGGTCATTTGGCACAGGTGAGAACCAACTTTTGAACAGCAGTTGGGAGCCTTGCACTGCAGCCAAAAATGGAGCGCTTGGCATCTCCATGCCCCTTCTGAACTTGAAAAGCAAAGGGAGAGTAGATGTTTGCCCAATTCACTTTGCTTTTTCAACACTCTCTCCATGGCATGGACTCTACCCCTTGACAATGAAAAACACTTACTTGTAGTAATTGCTCAAGCTCATGGGAATGGTCACAGTAAGTGCACAGCctaagaggaaaaacaaaaaacaacttaCTTTTCCAATAAATCTGTCTTGTTccttcaggcaaaagcaaaagacCCAGCCAAATCTATTCTGATTATTTTCTCTCTACTTGAGAGCCATGCATATTGCTATACATCAAAGCAGCATTTGAGATACACAGAAATTAGTGTCAAAAATTAATGACAGTACTTTTCGGGTAAATTCCAATttaaaaatttatacatttttcttcctttaaaaaaggaagttcaaccatggtttatttaaaccCTAAATAGTTGAGCACAACACATAAACTATACAATGTAGTTTACAAACCAAAAGTGGCCAGATTCACACTATTAAACTATAATCAAGCAAATCATATTATACTCTGTGCAATGTATGAACTGGGCAAAGAAATCAGTTTCTCAGATGATTTTATATACTCCCTGTTAATGGAGAACATTCAAAAGTTGGAACACTAATTCATAATTTAGACTTGTACTATTATTACACTCAGGCCTAATATTTACAAGCCTGTTAACATGATTTACAATGATTATTTGCTACTTTTCAAAAGCAGCTACAGtagtaatcaaaattattcaacccccattgcaaatcaggttgattgtcaaaatgtacagattttcagctctttgcaatgaacaaatcaaacaaaaccagttgaaatagctcaacacaagaatgcttcaagtggtgtccccaaagtcaactgaaaatgcaacttataatgacttcaccagtctcaaaattattcaaccccctgaatagaatcaccagcatgcaaaacaggtgttgtctcaagcacacctgatgcaactaatcaagggcttcattagttgtacCAGGtatgcttgagctggaacacatgaaatacctgaactggctaggggtttgagtgtcatgtttgactgcatgttagaaatacagtatggctaagccaaacgaatggtccaaaaaggtaagagaagagatcatcgcccttcacaaacaaagaacaggatacaaaaagatagcgaaggcgctgaatgttcctagagacaccgttggaagcatagttctcATGTTCAAAGTTACAGGAACAGTGGtcacactacctggacggggcagaagaaggaagctgtcagtggctgcaaccagatttctgagaaggcaagtTGAgggaaaccctcgagtgactgcaaaagacctgcagcaagacttggtggcaacaggcactgaggtctcagtgagcacagtaaggcatgcactaaacacagaaggtttccacgccagcaagacgtacaccactactgacccaaaagcacaagaaaagttggttccaatatgctcaaaatcatacaaataagccacagaagttttgggattctgttctgcggagcaatgaaacaaaactggaacttttcggcccgatggatcagcggtgtgtctggaggaagaagaatgaagcatatgctgaaaagaacactctgcctacagctaagcatggtggtggctcggtgatgctctggggctactttgcatcctctggcactggaaacctgcagcgtgtggatggcaagatggattcattgaagtatcaggaaatcctaggagaaaatgtcatgccatctgtaaggaagctgaagcttgggcgtcactggaccttccaacaggacaatgatcccaagcatacctcaaattccactaaggcttggatgcagaagaaatcCTGGAaggttctacagtggccatcagtcacctgacttgaacctcatagaaaatctctggtgggatttgaagaaggcggttgcaacacgcaaacccaagaatattactgaactggaggccgctgctcatgaggaatggactaagattcctcaggaacgctgccagaagctggtgtctggctatgcatctcatctgcagcaggtcataacagcaaaagggtgctctactaagttgttgtttattcgtttagtcgcttccgactctttgtgacttcatggaccagcccacgccagagcttcctgtcggtcgtcaacacccccagctcctccagggacaagCTCTACTAAATACTGAAGATGTTTGCCATgaagaataattttgagactggcaAAGTCATtatgttgcattttcagttgacctgggggacaccacttgaagcattcgttgtgttgagctatttcaattgcttttgtttgatttgttcattgcaaacagctgaaagtctgtacattttgacaatcaacatgatttgcaatgggggttgaataatttcgattacaactctATAGTTCCAGGCAAGGGGTTAGCAACTTGGAGCCTGCATGTCCTTCCAGTCCCTTCCCCCAAGATCTCCAACAATGCATCAATAAAATTCAATTGATACTGATGAACAATGGTGTATAATTTTTGATTCTGAAAGGgaattgcaataaaataaatgtattaaagcTCCAATAGCCTTAATACTTACccccagaaaaaacaaaacaaaacccaaaagggGAGTGAACAGGCCAAACTTATATCCCTGAGGAGACATCACAACACAACTTTGTCCATTGTGGCCTCCTTGACAAagataacttttaaaaaagcagcccCTGATGCATAAACAGTACAGTGTGTCTGCTCGCCACCATATTTGCTTTATACTAGCTCAAGTAATGTTATGAAGAATTATAAATACTTGTTGCAAGAAGGGGGCAGCTATTAGGATTAGGTTTATAATACATATTGGAAGAAGTCTGTATCTGAATTGCAGTAGTAAATTGCTGAAGGTCAAGGAAAAGATTTTCAtctatttggctttttttttttttttttactgttttccatatgttttcatatattttcatgTCTTAGCAGGCAGCAATATCTGGTGGAGTTTGCCTTGCTTGGGAAGCTAAACTGGGTTATGCATGGTTAGTCTTATATGGGAGACAACTAGGGTATCAAAGCTATAGATCAGACTTGGATTCCAGAACAAGGAAgtggaaaccacttctgtattgttgccaagaaaattaatctctacactttttaatatatatccatttaatttatttttaaattaaactagaTACTGTGTTTAACATAACTCAGATCACATTGTTCTGAAGTATTTGAAACGTATTGAAACAAtctatatttttgtttatgttAAAGGAATTAAAGCAccttaaaaatttaaattaaagctgGAATTTCTGCTGGCTACTTTTGCTACATTACTGATCACCATTTGAAATCAAGGAGACACAGCTGTCCCTCAAACCAACATCTATTTGTTTTGGAGTAAACATTTTGGATACTTATGCAATTTGGAAAGTTTAATCCAGCCAAAGGtaataatctgtttttttttctctgcagttcAAAAATATGGTTCACATTTACCCCAAAAAGTACAACCCTGATGTATAGCATTTCACATAAGATTCCCTGCTTTTGGCCACTTTAATACACcagttttaatctattttaatatTCAATTACTATTGCTCAGTGATTTTAAGTGAGACATTCTCTTTTACGTTAAGCACAAGTAGCAAATGTTTTCGTGATAAAGAAATACTAGGTTTTGGCACAAAGCCATTAGAAAGATACAGGTTTCTGCAAGAATCTTCTTACCAACGATCATTGCAACGAACAGGTCTTTATATAGAAAATGAAACAGGAAAGGGTTGTACCAGGCCTCCACTCCTATGATGGATGTCACTATGTATACAATTGAAATGGTCTGGAAAGGAAGACAGAATTACAGATCTCTATAATAATCATCAATCCAGCAATTCCAGTTGACAAAATTGCCTAGAGATCAAAAAAACTCTTGCAGGTATTATAATATAACATGAATGTTGTTGGTGGAAAATATCCCAAAGCAGTCTTTTCTTCCTGTATCTTGAGAGCGTGGTCAAGGCTCTCTCATGAAACAGTACCCGGGGaacttgcccattcacaaaatgattAGCATGGGGGATACTAACAGTCAGTGAGCATCAATATATCAGAAAACTCTGAGGACAAGCTGAAGGAACTTGGAGTgctcagtctggagaaaagacaTTCGCAGGGAGACACAGTATCAGTGTTTGGGTACATAAAAGAAGGCCATAGGGAAGATGATCAGGAAAGATCTTCCTTGGCCACAGAAACTAAGACCAGAAATAAAGGGTTTAAactgcagctacctagatttcatttaaatataaggacaATGTCCTGACAGTAAGATCTATACAATAGCTAATAGTCTATCTAAAAAGGCTGtgagtttttaagaagaggctggatgcCGAACTGATTTTCCCAGAGtgcagagagttggactagatgatccttgtggtcctttCCCTTCATTTGCATTTTACAAGAGGCTGGTGCACTGTGGGTATCCAGAGACTGGTAAATTTTATGGATAGGGAAGGGGAGCTGAATTGACCcagtactcttttttttttttaattaacattttttggGAACAAACCCTGTAGGCTAAAAGTGTGAGTGTAGAAGGTTTAATATCACAAAATACACACAGGCCAATCCAGTTGAATCCTGAAATCACATACCAAGAGGAGGACAGGCAGAAACTTTTCATCCAATACTCTTCCTTTACAGGTATGAGGTTTCAGCTGTTAATGGGTTTCAAATGTAATTTCTCTTCCCAGATTTATGAGTGAGCATTGTGTAGAGAGGACAAGGAGCCAGACGTTAGTGTGAGAAAAATCAAGGTCCCCTCTGCTTAGCCATGCAAGTATTTAAGTCCAAGTCAATAAAACCTGCACGCAGCAAATGGAAGAGGGCAAAGGGCTCTTTCGAGGTTCCAACGTGGTGACTGTTCAGAATGTTCAGTGGGGCATCCTGGAAGCACAGAAAGGAAGTGCCTGCCCGCTAGCATTCCAGGGGGAGGAGTGGCAGATGTGGACAAATAACACCGACCAAAATAACTGTAGCTGGTGTTGTTTCCCAAACAAAGCTACTTCTGTCACAGTCTATGGCACCCAAGCCTGTCAACGAATGTACTCAGATGAATGTACTATGAATGCCATCCAGTATGTTGACTGGGTTTGTCTATGAAACATGCAGATGAAGGAAAACACATGCTTTGCTTCTCAGAATTATACGTCACAGGGGGCATGACTTTAGAGGAGACATGCTCCCCACCCACTTCCTCCTGTGCCTGAAAAGCCAGGGTCTTATCCAAAACATCTATCCCTTAGAATTTTTCGAagtactttaaaaatgtaaatgcatCTGCTTCTTGCTTTATTAAGGACACCGTTTAAAAGCTGGTCAAAAGTATCACCTTCTTCAATTAGCTGGAGTCCTAATTTCTTTTTGCAGTTCAtgataataatatataaatataaatttttatAAGTTCATGTAGCCCAAATGAATCAGTGCAGAAATTTCTTATACAGACCAATTTCATTATGCTCGAAGAGAATGTGCTTTTATTGTTTGTGTCAGTTCTCAGCCTTTGGATAGAATGTTTGAACTGACATTGAACTGAGTTCAGGTGACTTACTCAAGGCCAACTGATTACTGGACTACAGTAGTAAACAGAGATCAGGAGAACAGTTTGCCAAATTTCATCTCTAAATAGCAGTTGCTCCATTGTCCTATGCCTTACTTTCATAACTACAATTCCTCAAATTCTCTGGATATGAATCAGGATTCTACAAGCCTGATAGGTTACTGAAATACCTTTTGCTTCCTAGGTAGCGCCTGCATAATGCCATAGCCATTATACCTATTTGCAATGAATGGAAACCGGTTGAAGATTCAGGGCGAAAAGATATTCTTCCTTTTGACTTTGCCGCTTGTGGAAACTACCAGTTAGTTTTGTTTGCAAACTGTAAGAATGGTGGCTCAGGCAGACTTTTTAATAAAAGACAATTCTTCTTAACTTTTTTAGAGGGGATTTTGTGTAACCTACACTAGTCCATCACTGGGAAATTTGTCTGCATAAATATGTCCTTGAACTGAGTGGTAAATTGCACACACAAGTCAGTCTGAAGCTCTCTGCTGCTTATAGGTTAAATTAGAGTTTTTAAACTGTAGGTCAGAGCCCCCTCAGGGGATTCTGAGCAAATCTGAAATGGGGTTGAAAATTTATTTGAGCTCATTCACAAAAGGCCACAACACTATTAGAATTTGCTCCTGCTTTTTCTGGATGTTCCACAGTTGCCACTACGAAGAACAAGCATCATTCCAAATGTATGTAGAACGAGAAAATTAGAATGGCTGCCTCAAAAATAAAAATCCGTATTTCAGGAATTATGCAATACTGAGCAAGTTCATGCTTTCCATTTAAATATGGTTTAAACATGATTATTTCCAACATACTTTATTTTATAAAGCTGTAGGGTTCTATAGTTGATTTTATGCACCTAGACACATAATTATAATTACTAAAAGTGGTGTATTTATCTCTTGCCCAATTCTAATCCAAGTGAAATCATGAAATCATGAGGGAGGTAGGTTGTAATGTCACATAATTTCACACATTGTTCAGAGGATTGTGGCATCAAAAAGTTTGAAAGCTCCAGGGTCAAATCATTTCCACAACTTATCTCAAGCCCTTCTGAAGAAAGCTCACAGAGGTTTATAACATAAATGGAGTTTTAACCAGAGAGTTCTAATAATAAGCCAATGAAACAAATCTAAACCCCAGAGAGTCAAAATAAGCCAGATGCTTGGAGGAAATAAGGGAACCTCTTTGCCCACTGTTAAGGCAACCCTTGGAAGTGAGTGTGGCAAGAGGCTGGCTGACTTACCACCTGGCTGATATCGTAGCCCCAAGGCAAGAAGAGAATCCCTGTATTATACTTCTCCCAGTGGGAAAGGATGAAGGAGAACAAAACCACCCAGAGAAGCAGGTAGAGGACAAAAACGTTGACACCGTTGGGTCCTCGGCCAAAAGTGGAGTACACAGTCACCACAAAGAATGTGCAGGCCCAGCTGTCCAGGCCATGGTCAAAGAGTTCCCCAAGTGGGGAGCTGGACTGGGTGCGACGTGCCTGTTTCCCATCCACGCCATCTGAAGAAAGAGATGTCACAGGGAAAGAGAAGGTTAACTGACTGCTTTCATTTCCATGGACTGGCTGGgattaaaattagaaaaaaaatatactaAGGAAAGAAATCAAAGCAAAAGGATTTAAGAGCTAAGCTGGTGAGGCTCTGGCAATTCATAAACCAAGGTCCCTTTGCTAGTGACATTGTTGTTAAAAACAGCTGAGAG contains:
- the SELENOI gene encoding ethanolaminephosphotransferase 1 isoform X2; translated protein: MHPFWNTVVKIFPKWLAPNLITFSGFLLLVFNFFLMAYFDPDFYASAPDQKHVPNKVWVVVGLLNFAAYTLDGVDGKQARRTQSSSPLGELFDHGLDSWACTFFVVTVYSTFGRGPNGVNVFVLYLLLWVVLFSFILSHWEKYNTGILFLPWGYDISQVTISIVYIVTSIIGVEAWYNPFLFHFLYKDLFVAMIVGCALTVTIPMSLSNYYKAYANSTLKHYSFYEALLPFLSPVLLFLLCTVWIFRSPSDILETHPRLFYFMVGTAFANISCRLIVSQMSSTRCQPLNWMLLPLALVILAVMSDLVPEQETILLYLVTIFITLAHIHYGVNVVRQLSKHFNIRTFSLQKPSSDULDMEKASTEESISLRSSEAL